GCGGACACGCTTCGACTCCTTGCTTTCCCCGATACCGCGAACTGGTACTTCGACCGGCTTTTCCACATGCTCAGGAACGTGCTCAGGGTGGCAAGAGTCACCGTTGGGAAGCTGATGTCCACGCCGCTGCCGACGGAGAAATTCCTGACGGACCTGGAGAATCTCAAAGGGCGTTTGGCCTATGTCCAGGACCTGCTGACAGACCCTGAGATCACCTCCGTCAGACTGGTCGTGAATCCTGAGAAGATGGTCATCGCGGAGACGCAAAGGGCCTACACATATCTCTGCCTGTACGGTTACACTGTCGAGAGCATAGTCATAAACCGGATCATACCAGACGAGCTGGGGGACACTTACTTCAAGGCCAAGCTGGAGGAACAGAGGAGATATCTGGGGCAGATAGACGAGATATTCTCCCCGCTCAAGACGATCAAGGCGAGGTTGATGCCCAAGGAGGTCCTGGGCATGAAGGCCCTTGAGAAGCTCGGGGACGAGCTGTTCGGCAAAGGGGACCCGACCGAGGTGTATTCGACCGAGTCGCCCATGAAGATGTACGAGGAGGACAACGCCAGCGTCCTGGCAATCAAGCTGCCGTATCCCATGGAGCAGAAGCTAGAGCTTTATACGCGCAAGGACGATTTGACTCTGCAGCTAGGGGCGTTCAAGAAGTCCATAGTCCTGCCGCACTCGATGACCAACAAGAAGGTTCTCGGTGCGGACATGGAGGATGGCTGGCTCAAGATAAAGTTCGAGGTCGAGAAACATGGCAAGAGAAAAGGTAGGAAAGGGCGTCGAGGCCGCAAAGAGGCTGGAAAGGCACATTGAGGAGATCGCGTCCAAGCTCGCGACGAAGGACACGATGACCCACTTCGTGAACGCTGGAATGGAGATCATCCAGGCGGGCAACGCCGCCGTCAAGCAGATGAGCGTGCCCGAGGAGACCAAGATCAGGATACACAAAGCCCAGAAGGAGGTCCTGCTGGCGGCCAAGAGCGCGATCGATGTCGTGCTCTCAGAGATAGACAAGGAGATACCCGCAAAGGGCGCTGAGCTGAAGAAGATAGAGATAAGGCAGGTCAAGCGGAAATCGAAGTAGGATTCCGAATAACTCTGTCATCGGGCGCACATCTTTTTTAGCAGTATTCCATTACTGACCATCCGCCTTGGACAAGAGGGGGGAATCGTCAGTATGGTCAAGATGTTGGTACCGTACCCAGAGAACTGCACTGGCTGCAGGTTTTGCGAGATGGCCTGCACCATATATCATGATGGAAAGATCAACCACGCGGACGCTCGGCTGCAGGTGCACAGGAGAGGGGTCAAGGTAGACTTCCCATCTGTGTGCACGCACTGCGTGTCCTGCGGAGAGGACTGCTGCGTCCTTCACTGCCCGGTCGAGGCCATCAAGAAGAAGGACGGCATGGTCTACGTCGACCAGGAAGAATGCACTGCGTGCGGGGAATGCGTCGAGGTCTGCCCGTTCGGGGTGATGCGCATGGAGGAGAAGGCATTCAACTGCGACCTGTGCGGTGGAAGCCCGACCTGCGTCAAGTTCTGCCCGATGAAGGCTATCGTCTACGAGGAGCCGAAGCCGGAGCAGTATGAGAAGGTCAAGAAGCTTCTTGCGGTGGAGGAATGAAAATGAAGGGTTACACTGGCAAGATACTGAAGGTAGACCTCACGACGGAGAAGTCGCATGCCCGACCATTCGATGAGAAACATGCAAGGAAGTACCTGGGGGGCCAGGGGTTCGCGGTCGAGATCGTCTACCACGGCGTTCCCAAGGGCGCGGACCCGCTGGGACCGCAGAACGTGCTCGCGATGGCCGGAGGAGTATTCGACGGATTCCCAGTAGGGACCGGAGGGAAGGTCGCATTCGCCGCGAAGTCACCTGCCACGAACACGCTGGCCGAGAGCATCATGGGAGGCTCGATAGGTCCGGAGCTGAGGCACGCGGGATACGATGCTCTCGAGATAGTCGGCAAGGCGGAATCACCATCGTACCTTTACATCGAGAACGAGAGGATCGAGGTGAAGGATGCAGCGGACCTGTGGGGTAAGGACACTAGACAGGTACCGGAGATGCTGAAGAAGCGCCACGGCTGGGATGTCAAAGTCGCATGCATTGGCGTGGCGGGAGAGAAGCTCTCCAAGATAGCGAGCATCGACTGCGATGACAGACAGGCTGGCAGGGCGGGCTTGGGCGCGGTAATGGGTTCGAAGAACCTGAAGGCGATCGTGATCAGAGGCACGAACGACCTCGTCCCAGCAGAACCGAAGAAGCTGTTGGGAATAGCGTTCAGGTACCAGAAGATCTACGAGGCAGCGCCCTCGTTCATCGAGGACACGAAGTACGGCACGGGCGAGTTCCTTGGCTGGATAAACAAGGAGAAGGGCGTTTTCCCGACCAGGAACTTCCAGGAGAGCGTGTTCGCTGAGAGAGAGAAGATCGACCCGTACTACTGGGCCCCGAAGTATGTCACCAAGAACAAGGCATGTTTCGCCTGCACCAAACCATGCGGGAAGCTCTTCGAGGTCAAGAGCGGCAAGTTCGCTGGCGTTGCCATTGACGGCATCGAGTACGAGACGCTGTACTCGCTAGGCGGTGCATGTGGCAACTCGGATGTCGAGTCGGTCGCCAGGGCGAACGAACTGTGTGACCTGCTGGGCATGGACACCATCTCCGCCGGAGTCACCATCGGCTTCGCCATGGAGCTCATGCAGAGAGGCATCATCACTGAGAAGGACGTCGGGTTCAAACTTACCTGGGACAACGCCTCAGACGCGGTGCCCAGGATGGTAGAGATGATGGGCAACAGAAGGGGCTTCGGAGATGTGCTAGCAGATGGCGTGAAGGTCGCGGCGAAGAAGATCGGCAAGGGGGCCGAGAGATACGCCGTCCACACCAAAGGGCTCGAGCCACCCGCATACGATGTCAGAGGCATGAAAGGCCATGGACTGGCGTATATGACATCGACCAGGGGAGCCTGCCACCTGAGAGCCGGATTCTACGCGCCCGAGCTGGTCGGCAAGTTTTGGAAGTGGGAGGGCATTGACCGAGCCTCTACGGCTAACAAGGGATTCATGGTGTCCCAGACAGAGAACTTCATGTGCGTCTACGACTCGGTCGGCCTGTGCAAGTTCTCAAGAGGGTTCTACCTGATCGCGAAGCTGCCAGAAGTGATCGAGGCCATAACCGGCTTGACCTTCACGGAGGACGAGCTCCTGAAGATCGGGGAGAGGATCCACAACATGAAAGGCGCGTTCAACGCGCGCGAAGGTGTGACGAGGAAGGACTGGCTCCTGCCTCCAAGGATCCTACAGGACCCGATCCCGGAAGGACCGTCGAAGGGCCAGAAGATATCGGTCGAGGAGATGAACACGATGCTCGATGACTACATGAAGGCCCGCGGATGGACCATGGACGGCGTACCGACCCCTGAGAAGCTCAAGGAGCTCGACATAGACTGAGCTGATCGAGTCATAAACCCAGAGAAACCATTTCACTTCTATCCTATCGAAGCATGCTCATATCATCTTGAGCGTTTCAGCGAGCTCGTCCAGTTTCTTGAGCACGAGGTTCGCATCGCCCTTTCTGCCGATCACGGCGACTATGAGCGCTTTCCTTCCGGCGCCGACAACGACCAGCTTTGCGTCCTCGCTCTCCACGACCACGTGAATCGGGGTCCCGATCCTGAGTTCTGAGTGAGCGGTAGACGCAGCGCCCAGTAATGTCGCGCACATGATCCCGAAGGTCTCCATCGAGACGCCCTCTGGCACGTCGGCGGCGATGATGAGGCCATCCCTGCTGATGACGGCAGACGCGATTGCCCCTGAGTTCTGCCTGAGGGCTCTAAGCGCCGGTTTGAGTTCCATTCTAGTCACCTCCGAGCGGCTCCAGCCTGAAGACGCAGTGCTTGTCCCCTCTGCTGGTGCACTCGATCTCCTCGCAATGCAGCTTCCTGTGAGTCTGGGCCTCGTATATCTTCCTGACGATGCCCCTGAGCCTGTGGCACGTGCAGCCGTCCGACTGGCCGGACTCTATGGAGCCCTCGGCGACGGCAGTGGATTCCTGGAAGACGATGTTGTCGACCCATCCCCTGGCTCGCAGAAGGTTGGCGCAGACCTCGAAGTACTTCTCAGGCTCCTGCTGAGCTATCTTGGACATCTCCTCGCCGAGTATCATACCCTCTCTGAAAAAGAGACCGTAACAGGCCTGAGACATCACGCCTTCGTAGAGCTTCCGTATCTCTTCGAATTCTGACTGAGAGAGCTTTACGAACTTCATTAGACTCAGCTTGGGATTCGACTGGTGGATAATTAAGGTTTGGTCTCAAATTCCTGATAGGAAACCACCGCACGATACGCAATAGACGACTTCGTATGTGTTGCCAGAGGTAATCGCGCAGTGCGCGATCCAAGCCGATTTTCAGCAAGTGTGGTTTTATGTTCACCCCGTAAAGACTTTTATGGCGGGTACCCTATCCCAGCTGCGCTGGTATGATGTTCTCCGACGAGGATGGCCGACTGGCTGTCAAGATCGCGCGAGCCGCCGTCGAAAGCCATGTTAGACGCACGAAGTTCGAGGAACCGAAGGTGCCCGACATCTTCAAGAAGAACTACGGGGTGTTCGTGACACTGACCACCTATCCGGATGACCAGCTCAGGGGATGCATCGGCTATCCCGAACCCGTCATGCCGTTGATCAATGCGCTCAAGGACGCAGCGATCAGTGCATGCTCCCGCGATCCGAGATTCCCCGAGGTCAAGCCTGAGGAGCTCAAGCGGATCAGAGTGGAGGCGAGCCTTCTGACCGAGCCAGAGGAGGTCAAGGTGAAGAAGCCGAGGGAGTACATCTCGTGCGTCAAGATCGGGGAGGACGGGCTAATCATGCAGCGTGGATATGCCAGGGGTCTACTTCTGCCGCAGGTGCCGGTCGAGTGGCACTGGGACGCCGAGGAGTTCCTATGCCAGTGCTGTCTCAAGGCGGGCCTGATGCCCGACTCGTGGCTGCAAGAGGGCACCAAGATCTTCAAGTTCCAAGCAGAGGTGTTCTCTGAGGATAAGCCAGGCGAGGACGTGAGACGAAGGAGTCTCAGTGACGAACATGGAAGTTGTAGTGGAAGGTAACTGTTGCGTCTCCGGAAGAATGGAGAGGTGCTGCATAGGCATCGAGAACGGCAGGATACAGAAAGTAGCGAAGCTCATAGAGGGCGAGAAGGTCTTCCGATTCGGCACGAAGATCGTTCTCCCAGCCGCCATCGACGCCCATGTCCATTTCCGCGACCCTGGTCTGACGCAGAATGAGGATTTCGGGACGGGTTCCTTGGCGGCGATCCACGGGGGCGTCACATGCGTCTTCGACATGCCAAACACAAAGCCACCTACTACAACGCTGTCCGCGCTCAGAGATAAGAAAAAGATAGCTTCATCAAAGAGCATGGTGGACTTCGGCCTGTTCGCCGGTGTTAGGCCCGGCCTGGATGTCGAGGCACTGGCGAAGGAGGCGATCGGGTTCAAGCTCTACATGGCCAGCACGACCGGTGAACTTATGGTGCCCTCCCTCGAATCGGTCAAGAAGGAGATCGCTGCAATTGCAGCGACAGAGAAGGTCCTCGCGGTCCACGCGGAGGATGAGTCCCTTCGTAGGAAAGAGATCGAGGATAGCCTGGAAGATCATCTCAGGAACAGGAACAACGAGTGTGAGAGCAGCGCGATCAGGAAGGTGAAGGTTGCTGCGAACGGCTGCAAGCTGCATATATGCCATGTGTCGGGGAAGGCTTCTCTGCCGCTTATTCAGGGAGTCCCTAATCTGACCTCCGAGATCACCCCACATCATCTGCTCTTCGATATCAGCTCGAAGTTAGGTACTCTCGCCAAGGTCAACCCGCCGCTCAGGAAGAGAGATGACAGGCACGCGTTGTTCCAGGCGTTGAAGGAAGGCGTATTCGACATGATCGCCTCGGACCACGCACCATATGCGATCGATGAGAAGAAGGAGGACTTCGACTACGCCCCGACGGGAATGCCAGGGGTAGAGACGATGGTCCCCCTGATGCTGAATCTGGTGAAGGAGAGGCACTTGGACATCACCGGCGCGGTGGGGATGCTCTCCGAGCGACCCGGTGAGGTGTACGGCCTGGCCAAGGGGAAGATCGCGCCAGGGTACGACGCCGACCTGATCGTTGTTGACATGACGCGCAGCACGATCATCAAAGCGGACAACCTGCACTCGAAATGCGGGTGGACGGCCTACCAGGACATGCCAGGGATATTCCCGCAGGCCGTATTCCTCAGGGGCCAGCTAATGGTAGAGAATGGTTCCCAAGTGGGTGAGAGGATAGGAAGGGATGTCCTTGGCTCAAGGTAGCGAGCCATTGGAGATAGACTACTCCGAGGTGGACGGCAGGACCTACAGATGTGTCGACGGGTGCGCCCTTTGCTGTTTATGCCAGCCTGAGCTGCTCCCCGAGGAAGAAACCAAGTTCCGAGCCGACCCGAGGCTCTCCGATGGGATGGCTGACAGGCACATCTCGCCGGAGGTGCGAGGCGCGGCGATCAAACTCATGGGAGCGCATGGCTCGTGCCATTTCTTGAAAGACAAACGCTGCAGGATATACCAAGACAGACCGCACTTCTGCAGGGCATTCCCTGTCAACGTATTCGTAGGGTGGAGGATCCAGCTCAACGCGAACCTGTCGTGCAGAGGCATGGGACTTGCCGGCGAGAATCTGGATGATGTCGCAAAGGGCATCCTCTCTGAATACGAGGAAGAACGCTTGCGTTCGGAGCTCGGCACGGCGAAGAAGGTCTTCACGGAGTTCGTGAGAAACACCAGAGACACGTGGGTCGCACAGTCGTTCTCGTCGGTCAGAGGCGCTGGACATGCGCTCGCGGACGAGCTGGTCGAGGAGCTCGGCCTCAGCAGGTTGTTGACATACGCCGAGCACGGTAGAACCAAGCAGAACGCGTCTGCAACGGACATCGCGAGACTTGTCCGGAGGACGGAGGCTGAGGCGAATGTCGAAGAGAGGGCGCTGATAGATGGAACGGAGTTGTTCGATCTTCCCGATCTGAGCCTGCTGCCGATATACATCGATGACATGAACAGATGGAAGATCTTCAGGTTGGTCGGCAAGGAGATAGTGGGCTACGAACTCTCCGAGGACGGATCCACCAGGGAGTCGTCGAGAACCAACCCTTCGGACATAGAACTCATGCCCATCTCCTCGTCAGGAAAGACCGCCTTCAAGGAGTACATGGCACTGGTCAACGCCCGAGACTGCTTCCTTGGGCACGCGGCCTACCTGTGTGACATGGACGGCTATGAGTACAACTTCGCCCAGGTGTACCTAGGCGCGCTCGCCAACAACGCGACCGACCTGTGGTGGAGGGCGTCGTTCCTCGCAAGACTGGCTGGAAGAACAGACTTGGGACCGGAGGAGGTCCGGGAGGGAGTGATCTTCTTCGACATGGATCTGCTGGACCTCCCGACGATAGGTGCGTTCATCTGATGCTCCCTCTCGAGCTGTTACGATATTCGTCTCGAAATGAAGTCGATTTTTGTTCAGTTCGAACCAAAGCCATCGAAAGCGTTATGAATACGAATACGTTGTACTGTTTTCGAATGTTTTGGGGGGGAGCCCTTGACGGATAAGCAAATCTCAGTAACGCTTGACAAGAACGACAAGATAATTCTGAAAATGCTTCAAGAGGACTGCAACATCAGTCTCAAGAAGATCGGGGAGAAGACAGGACTCTCCTCGTCCACTGTGCACTACAGGGTCAACAGGCTGATCGAGGACGGCGTGATCACGGGGTTCAAGGCGATCGTGGACCCGCTCAAGGTTGGCAAGGAGATACTGGCCATTTCACTCGTGACTGGCAGGTATGGCCCGGACTACTCCAAGAAAATCGGAGAGAGGATCGCCAAGATACAGGGCGTTTGGGCGGTCTACTTCCTGCTAGGGAACATCGACTTCGCCGTCCTCCTGCGGGCATCGTCAAGGGAGGAGCTCAAGGACATCGTCGATTCTTTCATCAAGATCGAGGACGTCGAGAGGTCAAACACATACCTCATACTCGAGAGGTTGAAGGAAGACATGACCGTCCAACTCTGAACAACTGGTCGAAGGGCACATCTCTACATCCCCCTTTCTGAGACGTTTTCGACCATGCCAGCATAGCGGAGCTTGACGATGGTCGAACCGCAAAGCTTTAAGTACGGTACCCGATATCAGGCCATCAGGTGATTTATTTGATCAAGCCCCTGGCTGTTCTGAACAAGTCAATCAACCAGCAGGTTATCGTCGAGCTCAAGGGGAAGAGAGGGTACAGGGGTGTCCTGGACGGCTACGACCCTCACATGAACCTAGTGCTCAGGAACGCTGAGGAGACCTACGAAAGCCAGGTCGTCCGGAAGATGGAGACTACCATCGTCCGCGGGGACAATGTGATTTACATATCACCGTGAGGTAGGGCCGGATGACAAAGGGCACTCCATCGATGGGGAAGCGAGGCAGCAAGAAGACGCACATAATCTGTCGTCGCTGCGGCAAGCGCGCTTATCACGTGAGACACAAAACTTGTGCTTCGTGCGGTTTCGGCGCAACGGCCAAGCTGAGGCATTACAATTGGGCCAAACAGCACTGAGATGAAGCATATTCCTTGGAAGGGGGGTAAGGTCAATGGAGACTGAGCACCCGCAGGACGAGTGTGGCATCTTCGCCACTGCTGCCATTAACAACGTTTCAGTGGACATCTTCTACGCGCTCAGAGTGCTCCAGCATAGAGGCCAGGAATCGGCCGGAATAGCGGTCTACAACAACGGCATCAAGGCCATCAAGGGCATGGGTTTGGCGCATCAGGCCCTCAAGACAGACGACATAAACAATCTGAAGGGAGAGCTTGGCATCGGCCATGTCCGGTACTCCACGGTCGGATCATCAAACATCGAAAACGCGCAGCCCATCGTGGTCTCAACCAATTATGGCGACATTGCCCTCGCGCACAACGGAGAGATAGTCAACGCTGACAAGATCATGGACGAGCTCAAGAGGAAGGGTTGGGCGTTCATCACCTCATCCGACTCGGAGATCGCAGTGCGGCTGTTGGCGAACGACATCGCCAACACTGGAGACCCCGTCCGGTCGCT
This window of the Candidatus Thermoplasmatota archaeon genome carries:
- a CDS encoding 4Fe-4S dicluster domain-containing protein, whose protein sequence is MVKMLVPYPENCTGCRFCEMACTIYHDGKINHADARLQVHRRGVKVDFPSVCTHCVSCGEDCCVLHCPVEAIKKKDGMVYVDQEECTACGECVEVCPFGVMRMEEKAFNCDLCGGSPTCVKFCPMKAIVYEEPKPEQYEKVKKLLAVEE
- a CDS encoding small nuclear ribonucleoprotein (Enables 3` processing of polyadenylated mRNAs and tRNA precursors), whose product is MIKPLAVLNKSINQQVIVELKGKRGYRGVLDGYDPHMNLVLRNAEETYESQVVRKMETTIVRGDNVIYISP
- a CDS encoding YkgJ family cysteine cluster protein translates to MSLAQGSEPLEIDYSEVDGRTYRCVDGCALCCLCQPELLPEEETKFRADPRLSDGMADRHISPEVRGAAIKLMGAHGSCHFLKDKRCRIYQDRPHFCRAFPVNVFVGWRIQLNANLSCRGMGLAGENLDDVAKGILSEYEEERLRSELGTAKKVFTEFVRNTRDTWVAQSFSSVRGAGHALADELVEELGLSRLLTYAEHGRTKQNASATDIARLVRRTEAEANVEERALIDGTELFDLPDLSLLPIYIDDMNRWKIFRLVGKEIVGYELSEDGSTRESSRTNPSDIELMPISSSGKTAFKEYMALVNARDCFLGHAAYLCDMDGYEYNFAQVYLGALANNATDLWWRASFLARLAGRTDLGPEEVREGVIFFDMDLLDLPTIGAFI
- a CDS encoding 50S ribosomal protein L37e — its product is MTKGTPSMGKRGSKKTHIICRRCGKRAYHVRHKTCASCGFGATAKLRHYNWAKQH
- a CDS encoding roadblock/LC7 domain-containing protein codes for the protein MELKPALRALRQNSGAIASAVISRDGLIIAADVPEGVSMETFGIMCATLLGAASTAHSELRIGTPIHVVVESEDAKLVVVGAGRKALIVAVIGRKGDANLVLKKLDELAETLKMI
- the pyrC gene encoding dihydroorotase, with amino-acid sequence MEVVVEGNCCVSGRMERCCIGIENGRIQKVAKLIEGEKVFRFGTKIVLPAAIDAHVHFRDPGLTQNEDFGTGSLAAIHGGVTCVFDMPNTKPPTTTLSALRDKKKIASSKSMVDFGLFAGVRPGLDVEALAKEAIGFKLYMASTTGELMVPSLESVKKEIAAIAATEKVLAVHAEDESLRRKEIEDSLEDHLRNRNNECESSAIRKVKVAANGCKLHICHVSGKASLPLIQGVPNLTSEITPHHLLFDISSKLGTLAKVNPPLRKRDDRHALFQALKEGVFDMIASDHAPYAIDEKKEDFDYAPTGMPGVETMVPLMLNLVKERHLDITGAVGMLSERPGEVYGLAKGKIAPGYDADLIVVDMTRSTIIKADNLHSKCGWTAYQDMPGIFPQAVFLRGQLMVENGSQVGERIGRDVLGSR
- a CDS encoding aldehyde ferredoxin oxidoreductase family protein; its protein translation is MKMKGYTGKILKVDLTTEKSHARPFDEKHARKYLGGQGFAVEIVYHGVPKGADPLGPQNVLAMAGGVFDGFPVGTGGKVAFAAKSPATNTLAESIMGGSIGPELRHAGYDALEIVGKAESPSYLYIENERIEVKDAADLWGKDTRQVPEMLKKRHGWDVKVACIGVAGEKLSKIASIDCDDRQAGRAGLGAVMGSKNLKAIVIRGTNDLVPAEPKKLLGIAFRYQKIYEAAPSFIEDTKYGTGEFLGWINKEKGVFPTRNFQESVFAEREKIDPYYWAPKYVTKNKACFACTKPCGKLFEVKSGKFAGVAIDGIEYETLYSLGGACGNSDVESVARANELCDLLGMDTISAGVTIGFAMELMQRGIITEKDVGFKLTWDNASDAVPRMVEMMGNRRGFGDVLADGVKVAAKKIGKGAERYAVHTKGLEPPAYDVRGMKGHGLAYMTSTRGACHLRAGFYAPELVGKFWKWEGIDRASTANKGFMVSQTENFMCVYDSVGLCKFSRGFYLIAKLPEVIEAITGLTFTEDELLKIGERIHNMKGAFNAREGVTRKDWLLPPRILQDPIPEGPSKGQKISVEEMNTMLDDYMKARGWTMDGVPTPEKLKELDID
- a CDS encoding TIGR00296 family protein encodes the protein MMFSDEDGRLAVKIARAAVESHVRRTKFEEPKVPDIFKKNYGVFVTLTTYPDDQLRGCIGYPEPVMPLINALKDAAISACSRDPRFPEVKPEELKRIRVEASLLTEPEEVKVKKPREYISCVKIGEDGLIMQRGYARGLLLPQVPVEWHWDAEEFLCQCCLKAGLMPDSWLQEGTKIFKFQAEVFSEDKPGEDVRRRSLSDEHGSCSGR
- a CDS encoding Lrp/AsnC family transcriptional regulator encodes the protein MTDKQISVTLDKNDKIILKMLQEDCNISLKKIGEKTGLSSSTVHYRVNRLIEDGVITGFKAIVDPLKVGKEILAISLVTGRYGPDYSKKIGERIAKIQGVWAVYFLLGNIDFAVLLRASSREELKDIVDSFIKIEDVERSNTYLILERLKEDMTVQL
- a CDS encoding ArsA family ATPase, whose amino-acid sequence is ADTLRLLAFPDTANWYFDRLFHMLRNVLRVARVTVGKLMSTPLPTEKFLTDLENLKGRLAYVQDLLTDPEITSVRLVVNPEKMVIAETQRAYTYLCLYGYTVESIVINRIIPDELGDTYFKAKLEEQRRYLGQIDEIFSPLKTIKARLMPKEVLGMKALEKLGDELFGKGDPTEVYSTESPMKMYEEDNASVLAIKLPYPMEQKLELYTRKDDLTLQLGAFKKSIVLPHSMTNKKVLGADMEDGWLKIKFEVEKHGKRKGRKGRRGRKEAGKAH